One genomic region from Xiphophorus couchianus chromosome 21, X_couchianus-1.0, whole genome shotgun sequence encodes:
- the phc3 gene encoding polyhomeotic-like protein 3 isoform X1 — protein MMDKELVQQSQSEQASNGPAPSTPTTPTPPRLIPNPMLLDSPAPTLTPTTASPPPPLTPAPSVSLAQGPKAAAAGGGASSPHTLIPAPPKLTSTAAPTLRTYSRSLLPSPASRASPSSSSVVTVTAASPVASSSSAATHGSTTTSTKTSSGLTNGNARGGPTSPPITPFHTPASPPGRQAQQPHPVGTPGLARANQIASPLRQRVSQQTLLLGKGLKGSGQDQVLLRAQMLILTSAMRPAQPPSSSSSSSSSVPSSSPASAQLQSLTLRPPPPGTLTIPPSLRLKPSSSAPPPLSRPGAPVFPPLRPRPQPSAMATESPTAPGRHRSVLPPTLYSPVRAVPLRPRLHSPSSHRATTPRQSLHPIAAAPSSQVTSVSKQLTGLKSSPLTQTVLGPSPSQHSLLSSSNHFERSPSAARQLQMIALSSSQQPQAGTYVHPAAQSKPAELPERSSQSKKTANKDDLNPLPLSPSALPSAQSHIQTLTKKREQKESEDQGAISRGVRPGIREERSAGKDLQVEKNVQTETIKQEKLTDTEQEPESDQMEVKEEDQRDRERRQTGRKRKHEEVEDEGGDSPTDTSDRQTNQNTEPVPHPDPVKDSSKGSKPKLDLNPAPVKTPLKATVSVQNPVTESVPGEKPVTGPLPVKVPITGPLPVKVPVTGPVPVKVPITGPLPVTPPVTGSLPVKVPVTGPLPVKVPITGPLPVKVPVTGPVPVKVPITGPLPVTPPVTGSLPVKVPVTGPLPVKVPVTGPVPVKVPVTGPVPVKTPVKGLVSTKTLVTRLAPVKGPAATQPSVAEPVTPVPGPADVKMSVKGQVSTKTPVTGPVPVQTPVTGPVSVQTPVTGPVPVKTPATGPASTKTQETGPVSVQTPVTGPVPVKAPATELISTQTPVAELVLTRKPVTGPVPVKCPVTELVLTHKPVTGPIPVKAPATGLVSTQTPVTELVLTHKPVSGTVPVKSPVTELVSTQMPMKGLVLTHKPVTGPVLAQSPATGPVPEVQSQRLPEPQRDLQSNQEDFCENMSTQSDNQSALSSLSSQSPPSSPFIASSSENPPPLLPTQPAHPTDLSLPPQHEAAKADKTPSDSQHATEAEAEPVYQSGDESESQSLGSPWEMKAWPEGRQVLTHLVEGFVIQEGLQPFPVNRSSLLVPEQVPKPQEVNGTNGRPALPASEPVKPTEPSTDSEEEDGGDTGDLGNKSGHRDRTVLHCQFCGKRGHAHNFMRSKRFCSTSCARGFNVRLTKRLRALSAGSRSERPRPALNRAESVPGKPLLLRLPRDLWSAGRREKDGKEKPVAAAEQKAEEEDDDLGASPHGFGEAEDDDDDGGEEDPAVAMAARMERRAARRARRTSAPAVTASTPTTTFRPAPAQWSVEEVTAFIHTLPGCGDVAEAFRLQEIDGQALLLLTEDHLMTSMNIKLGPALKICAHINALKNQ, from the exons ATGATGGACAAGGAGCTGGTTCAGCAGAGCCAATCAGAACAGGCCTCCAATGGCCCCgccccctccacccccaccaCCCCGACCCCCCCTCGGCTCATCCCCAACCCCATGCTCCTGGACTCCCCCGCCCCCACACTGACTCCCACCACCGCCTCCCCTCCTCCGCCGCTGACCCCCGCCCCCTCCGTCTCCTTGGCCCAGGGGCCGaaggcggcggcggcgggggGCGGGGCCTCGTCCCCTCACACCCTCATCCCGGCTCCGCCTAAACTCACCTCCACGGCGGCCCCCACGCTGCGCACCTACTCCCGCTCCCTCCTGCCCTCCCCGGCCTCCAGGGcgtctccttcctcctcctctgttgtCACGGTGACCGCAGCTTCACCCGTGGCCTCGTCTTCGTCGGCCGCGACACACGGCAGCACCACGACCTCCACCAAGACGTCCAGCGGCCTGACCAACGGGAACGCCCGGGGGGGGCCCACCTCCCCGCCCATCACGCCGTTTCACACCCCGGCCAGCCCACCTGGCCGCCAG GCGCAACAGCCTCATCCTGTGGGCACACCTGGTCTGGCACGAGCCAATCAGATCGCCTCACCTCTCAGGCAGAGGGTTTCCCAGCAGACTTTGCTCCTGGGGAAAGGCCTCAAAGGGTCGGGGCAGGACCAGGTGCTGCTGAGAGCTCAGatg CTCATTCTTACGTCTGCTATGCGACCTGCACAGCcgccctcttcctcctcctcctcttcctcctctgtcccCTCCTCTAGCCCCGCCTCTGCCCAG CTCCAGAGCCTCACCTTGAGGCCTCCTCCCCCCGGGACCCTCACCATCCCCCCGTCCCTGCGGCTGAAGCCTTCCTCCTCGGCGCCGCCGCCCCTCTCTCGGCCCGGCGCCCCCGTTTTCCCCCCGCTCAGGCCGCGACCGCAGCCCAGTGCCATGGCAACCGAGAGCCCGACCGCGCCCGGCCGCCATCGTTCCGTTCTGCCTCCAA CTCTCTACTCTCCGGTCCGGGCCGTCCCTCTTCGACCCAGGCTTCACTCTCCCAGCAGTCACAGAGCAACAACCCCTCGACAATCCCTCCACCCCATCGCTGCGGCTCCCTCCAGTCAGGTCACATCTGTCAGTAAGCAGCTGACTGGGCTAAAGAGCTCTCCGTTAACTCAAACCGTTCTGGGTCCAAGCCCGTCCCAACACAGCCTGTTATCTTCCTCCAACCACTTTGAGCGCTCACCGTCTGCAGCGAGGCAGCTACAGATGATCGCCCTTTCCTCCAGTCAGCAGCCACAGGCGGGAACGTACGTCCACCCTGCGGCGCAGTCCAAGCCCGCCGAGCTGCCTGAGCGTTCCAGCCAATCAAAGAAGACCGCAAACAAGGACGACTTGAATCCTCTTCCTTTGAGCCCCTCTGCTTTGCCTTCTGCTCAATCTCACATACAAACGCTGACCAAGAAGAGAGAGCAGAAGGAGAGTGAAGATCAAGGAGCCATAAGCCGAGGAGTGAGACCAGGAATCAGAGAGGAACGGAGCGCCGGTAAAGACCTCCAGGTggagaaaaatgtccaaacagaGACGATAAAGCAGGAGAAGCTCACTGACACGGAGCAGGAACCTGAATCGGATCAGATGGAGGTAAAGGAAGAAGaccagagagacagagagaggagacaaacaggaaggaaaaggaaacatgAGGAGGTGGAGGACGAAGGGGGAGATTCTCCCACGGATACATCAGACCGCCAGACCAACCAGAACACAGAACCGGTTCCACATCCGGACCCCGTTAAAGACTCAAGCAAGGGATCAAAACCCAAACTGGATCTCAATCCAGCACCAGTAAAAACTCCATTAAAAGCAACAGTTTCCGTCCAGAATCCAGTAACAGAATCTGTTCCAGGTGAAAAACCAGTAACAGGTCCACTTCCTGTTAAGGTTCCGATAACAGGTCCACTTCCTGTTAAGGTTCCGGTAACAGGTCCAGTTCCTGTTAAGGTTCCGATAACAGGTCCACTTCCTGTTACACCTCCAGTAACGGGTTCACTTCCTGTTAAGGTTCCGGTAACAGGTCCACTTCCTGTTAAGGTTCCGATAACAGGTCCACTTCCTGTTAAGGTTCCGGTAACAGGTCCAGTTCCTGTTAAGGTTCCGATAACAGGTCCACTTCCTGTTACACCTCCAGTAACGGGTTCACTTCCTGTTAAGGTTCCGGTAACAGGTCCACTTCCTGTTAAGGTTCCGGTAACAGGTCCAGTTCCTGTTAAGGTTCCGGTAACAGGTCCAGTTCCTGTTAAAACTCCAGTAAAAGGACTGGTTTCCACTAAAACACTGGTAACAAGACTAGCACCAGTAAAAGGACCGGCTGCAACCCAACCTTCAGTAGCAGAACCAGTAACACCAGTACCAGGACCAGCTGATgttaaaatgtcagtaaaagGACAGGTTTCGACTAAAACTCCAGTAACTGGACCAGTTCCAGTTCAAACTCCAGTAACTGGACCAGTTTCAGTCCAAACTCCAGTAACTGGACCAGTTCCAGTCAAAACACCGGCAACAGGACCAGCTTCAACCAAAACTCAAGAAACAGGACCAGTTTCAGTCCAAACTCCAGTAACAGGACCAGTCCCAGTTAAAGCTCCTGCAACCGAACTGATTTCAACCCAAACACCAGTAGCAGAGCTAGTTCTGACCCGTAAACCAGTAACAGGACCAGTTCCAGTTAAATGTCCTGTAACAGAACTAGTTCTGACCCATAAACCAGTTACTGGACCAATTCCAGTTAAAGCTCCTGCAACAGGACTAGTTTCAACCCAAACACCAGTAACAGAACTGGTTCTGACCCATAAACCAGTATCAGGAACTGTTCCAGTTAAATCTCCAGTAACAGAACTAGTTTCAACCCAAATGCCAATGAAAGGATTAGTTCTGACCCATAAACCAGTAACAGGACCAGTTCTGGCCCAATCACCAGCAACAGGACCGGTTCCTGAGGTCCAAAGCCAGAGGCTGCCAGAACCTCAACGGGACCTTCAGTCCAACCAGGAGGACTTCTGTGAGAACATGTCGACCCAGTCCGACAATCAGTCAG CGTTGTCCAGCCTCTCCTCCCAgtctcctccctcctcccccttcATCGCCTCCTCATCAGAGAACCCTCCCCCCCTGCTCCCCACTCAGCCCGCCCACCCCACCGACCTCAGCCTGCCGCCGCAGCACGAGGCGGCGAAGGCTGACAAAACGCCGTCAGATTCCCAGCATGCGACAGAAGCCGAGGCCGAACCCGTCTACCAATCAGGCGATGAGTCTGAGAGCCAATCGCTGGGCAGCCCCTGGGAGATGAAGGCGTGGCCTGAGGGGCGACAGGTTCTGACTCACCTGGTGGAGGGATTCGTCATCCAGGAGGGTCTGCAACCGTTTCCT GTGAACCGCTCCTCCCTGCTGGTACCGGAGCAGGTGCCCAAACCCCAGGAGGTGAACGGGACCAACGGGAGGCCGGCGCTGCCCGCATCAGAACCCGTGAAGCCGACGGAGCCGTCCACAGACTCGGAGGAAGAGGACGGCGGAGACACCGGCGACCTGGGGAACA AGTCGGGCCACAGAGACCGGACGGTGCTGCACTGTCAGTTCTGCGGGAAGCGAGGCCACGCGCACAACTTCATGCGCTCCAAACGGTTCTGCTCCACTTCCTGCGCGCGCGG TTTCAATGTCCGGCTGACGAAGCGCCTGAGGGCCCTGAGCGCCGGCAGCCGGTCCGAGAGGCCCCGACCCGCTCTGAACCGGGCCGAGTCGGTACCGGGGAAACCTCTGCTGCTGCGCCTG CCCCGGGACCTCTGGAGCGCCGGGCGCCGCGAGAAAGACGGGAAGGAGAAGCCGGTGGCGGCGGCGGAGCAGAAGGCCGAGGAGGAAGACGACGACCTGGGGGCGTCCCCGCACGGCTTTGGAGAGGCGGAGGACGACGACGACGACGGAGGAGAGGAGGATcctgctgttgccatggcagccaGGATGGAGCGGCGGGCGGCGCGGCGCGCGCGCAGGACGTCGGCGCCGGCCGTCACGGCCTCGACCCCGACCACCACGTTCCGGCCCGCCCCGGCCCAGTGGAGCGTGGAGGAGGTGACGGCCTTCATCCACACACTGCCGG GCTGCGGCGACGTGGCCGAGGCCTTCAGGCTGCAGGAGATCGACGGCcaggctctgctgctgctgaccgAGGATCACCTGATGACCAGCATGAACATCAAACTGGGTCCGGCCCTCAAGATCTGCGCTCACATCAACGCCCTGAAGAACCAGTGA
- the phc3 gene encoding polyhomeotic-like protein 3 isoform X7 — translation MMDKELVQQSQSEQASNGPAPSTPTTPTPPRLIPNPMLLDSPAPTLTPTTASPPPPLTPAPSVSLAQGPKAAAAGGGASSPHTLIPAPPKLTSTAAPTLRTYSRSLLPSPASRASPSSSSVVTVTAASPVASSSSAATHGSTTTSTKTSSGLTNGNARGGPTSPPITPFHTPASPPGRQAQQPHPVGTPGLARANQIASPLRQRVSQQTLLLGKGLKGSGQDQVLLRAQMLILTSAMRPAQPPSSSSSSSSSVPSSSPASAQLQSLTLRPPPPGTLTIPPSLRLKPSSSAPPPLSRPGAPVFPPLRPRPQPSAMATESPTAPGRHRSVLPPTLYSPVRAVPLRPRLHSPSSHRATTPRQSLHPIAAAPSSQVTSVSKQLTGLKSSPLTQTVLGPSPSQHSLLSSSNHFERSPSAARQLQMIALSSSQQPQAGTYVHPAAQSKPAELPERSSQSKKTANKDDLNPLPLSPSALPSAQSHIQTLTKKREQKESEDQGAISRGVRPGIREERSAGKDLQVEKNVQTETIKQEKLTDTEQEPESDQMEVKEEDQRDRERRQTGRKRKHEEVEDEGGDSPTDTSDRQTNQNTEPVPHPDPVKDSSKGSKPKLDLNPAPVKTPLKATVSVQNPVTESVPGEKPVTGPLPVKVPITGPLPVKVPVTGPVPVKVPITGPLPVTPPVTGSLPVKVPVTGPLPVKVPITGPLPVKVPVTGPVPVKTPVKGLVSTKTLVTRLAPVKGPAATQPSVAEPVTPVPGPADVKMSVKGQVSTKTPVTGPVPVQTPVTGPVSVQTPVTGPVPVKTPATGPASTKTQETGPVSVQTPVTGPVPVKAPATELISTQTPVAELVLTRKPVTGPVPVKCPVTELVLTHKPVTGPIPVKAPATGLVSTQTPVTELVLTHKPVSGTVPVKSPVTELVSTQMPMKGLVLTHKPVTGPVLAQSPATGPVPEVQSQRLPEPQRDLQSNQEDFCENMSTQSDNQSALSSLSSQSPPSSPFIASSSENPPPLLPTQPAHPTDLSLPPQHEAAKADKTPSDSQHATEAEAEPVYQSGDESESQSLGSPWEMKAWPEGRQVLTHLVEGFVIQEGLQPFPVNRSSLLVPEQVPKPQEVNGTNGRPALPASEPVKPTEPSTDSEEEDGGDTGDLGNKSGHRDRTVLHCQFCGKRGHAHNFMRSKRFCSTSCARGFNVRLTKRLRALSAGSRSERPRPALNRAESVPGKPLLLRLPRDLWSAGRREKDGKEKPVAAAEQKAEEEDDDLGASPHGFGEAEDDDDDGGEEDPAVAMAARMERRAARRARRTSAPAVTASTPTTTFRPAPAQWSVEEVTAFIHTLPGCGDVAEAFRLQEIDGQALLLLTEDHLMTSMNIKLGPALKICAHINALKNQ, via the exons ATGATGGACAAGGAGCTGGTTCAGCAGAGCCAATCAGAACAGGCCTCCAATGGCCCCgccccctccacccccaccaCCCCGACCCCCCCTCGGCTCATCCCCAACCCCATGCTCCTGGACTCCCCCGCCCCCACACTGACTCCCACCACCGCCTCCCCTCCTCCGCCGCTGACCCCCGCCCCCTCCGTCTCCTTGGCCCAGGGGCCGaaggcggcggcggcgggggGCGGGGCCTCGTCCCCTCACACCCTCATCCCGGCTCCGCCTAAACTCACCTCCACGGCGGCCCCCACGCTGCGCACCTACTCCCGCTCCCTCCTGCCCTCCCCGGCCTCCAGGGcgtctccttcctcctcctctgttgtCACGGTGACCGCAGCTTCACCCGTGGCCTCGTCTTCGTCGGCCGCGACACACGGCAGCACCACGACCTCCACCAAGACGTCCAGCGGCCTGACCAACGGGAACGCCCGGGGGGGGCCCACCTCCCCGCCCATCACGCCGTTTCACACCCCGGCCAGCCCACCTGGCCGCCAG GCGCAACAGCCTCATCCTGTGGGCACACCTGGTCTGGCACGAGCCAATCAGATCGCCTCACCTCTCAGGCAGAGGGTTTCCCAGCAGACTTTGCTCCTGGGGAAAGGCCTCAAAGGGTCGGGGCAGGACCAGGTGCTGCTGAGAGCTCAGatg CTCATTCTTACGTCTGCTATGCGACCTGCACAGCcgccctcttcctcctcctcctcttcctcctctgtcccCTCCTCTAGCCCCGCCTCTGCCCAG CTCCAGAGCCTCACCTTGAGGCCTCCTCCCCCCGGGACCCTCACCATCCCCCCGTCCCTGCGGCTGAAGCCTTCCTCCTCGGCGCCGCCGCCCCTCTCTCGGCCCGGCGCCCCCGTTTTCCCCCCGCTCAGGCCGCGACCGCAGCCCAGTGCCATGGCAACCGAGAGCCCGACCGCGCCCGGCCGCCATCGTTCCGTTCTGCCTCCAA CTCTCTACTCTCCGGTCCGGGCCGTCCCTCTTCGACCCAGGCTTCACTCTCCCAGCAGTCACAGAGCAACAACCCCTCGACAATCCCTCCACCCCATCGCTGCGGCTCCCTCCAGTCAGGTCACATCTGTCAGTAAGCAGCTGACTGGGCTAAAGAGCTCTCCGTTAACTCAAACCGTTCTGGGTCCAAGCCCGTCCCAACACAGCCTGTTATCTTCCTCCAACCACTTTGAGCGCTCACCGTCTGCAGCGAGGCAGCTACAGATGATCGCCCTTTCCTCCAGTCAGCAGCCACAGGCGGGAACGTACGTCCACCCTGCGGCGCAGTCCAAGCCCGCCGAGCTGCCTGAGCGTTCCAGCCAATCAAAGAAGACCGCAAACAAGGACGACTTGAATCCTCTTCCTTTGAGCCCCTCTGCTTTGCCTTCTGCTCAATCTCACATACAAACGCTGACCAAGAAGAGAGAGCAGAAGGAGAGTGAAGATCAAGGAGCCATAAGCCGAGGAGTGAGACCAGGAATCAGAGAGGAACGGAGCGCCGGTAAAGACCTCCAGGTggagaaaaatgtccaaacagaGACGATAAAGCAGGAGAAGCTCACTGACACGGAGCAGGAACCTGAATCGGATCAGATGGAGGTAAAGGAAGAAGaccagagagacagagagaggagacaaacaggaaggaaaaggaaacatgAGGAGGTGGAGGACGAAGGGGGAGATTCTCCCACGGATACATCAGACCGCCAGACCAACCAGAACACAGAACCGGTTCCACATCCGGACCCCGTTAAAGACTCAAGCAAGGGATCAAAACCCAAACTGGATCTCAATCCAGCACCAGTAAAAACTCCATTAAAAGCAACAGTTTCCGTCCAGAATCCAGTAACAGAATCTGTTCCAGGTGAAAAACCAGTAACAGGTCCACTTCCTGTTAAGGTTCCGATAACAGGTCCACTTCCTGTTAAGGTTCCGGTAACAGGTCCAGTTCCTGTTAAGGTTCCGATAACAGGTCCACTTCCTGTTACACCTCCAGTAACGGGTTCACTTCCTGTTAAGGTTCCGGTAACAGGTCCACTTCCTGTTAAGGTTCCGATAACAGGTCCACTTCCTGTTAAGGTTCCGGTAACAG GTCCAGTTCCTGTTAAAACTCCAGTAAAAGGACTGGTTTCCACTAAAACACTGGTAACAAGACTAGCACCAGTAAAAGGACCGGCTGCAACCCAACCTTCAGTAGCAGAACCAGTAACACCAGTACCAGGACCAGCTGATgttaaaatgtcagtaaaagGACAGGTTTCGACTAAAACTCCAGTAACTGGACCAGTTCCAGTTCAAACTCCAGTAACTGGACCAGTTTCAGTCCAAACTCCAGTAACTGGACCAGTTCCAGTCAAAACACCGGCAACAGGACCAGCTTCAACCAAAACTCAAGAAACAGGACCAGTTTCAGTCCAAACTCCAGTAACAGGACCAGTCCCAGTTAAAGCTCCTGCAACCGAACTGATTTCAACCCAAACACCAGTAGCAGAGCTAGTTCTGACCCGTAAACCAGTAACAGGACCAGTTCCAGTTAAATGTCCTGTAACAGAACTAGTTCTGACCCATAAACCAGTTACTGGACCAATTCCAGTTAAAGCTCCTGCAACAGGACTAGTTTCAACCCAAACACCAGTAACAGAACTGGTTCTGACCCATAAACCAGTATCAGGAACTGTTCCAGTTAAATCTCCAGTAACAGAACTAGTTTCAACCCAAATGCCAATGAAAGGATTAGTTCTGACCCATAAACCAGTAACAGGACCAGTTCTGGCCCAATCACCAGCAACAGGACCGGTTCCTGAGGTCCAAAGCCAGAGGCTGCCAGAACCTCAACGGGACCTTCAGTCCAACCAGGAGGACTTCTGTGAGAACATGTCGACCCAGTCCGACAATCAGTCAG CGTTGTCCAGCCTCTCCTCCCAgtctcctccctcctcccccttcATCGCCTCCTCATCAGAGAACCCTCCCCCCCTGCTCCCCACTCAGCCCGCCCACCCCACCGACCTCAGCCTGCCGCCGCAGCACGAGGCGGCGAAGGCTGACAAAACGCCGTCAGATTCCCAGCATGCGACAGAAGCCGAGGCCGAACCCGTCTACCAATCAGGCGATGAGTCTGAGAGCCAATCGCTGGGCAGCCCCTGGGAGATGAAGGCGTGGCCTGAGGGGCGACAGGTTCTGACTCACCTGGTGGAGGGATTCGTCATCCAGGAGGGTCTGCAACCGTTTCCT GTGAACCGCTCCTCCCTGCTGGTACCGGAGCAGGTGCCCAAACCCCAGGAGGTGAACGGGACCAACGGGAGGCCGGCGCTGCCCGCATCAGAACCCGTGAAGCCGACGGAGCCGTCCACAGACTCGGAGGAAGAGGACGGCGGAGACACCGGCGACCTGGGGAACA AGTCGGGCCACAGAGACCGGACGGTGCTGCACTGTCAGTTCTGCGGGAAGCGAGGCCACGCGCACAACTTCATGCGCTCCAAACGGTTCTGCTCCACTTCCTGCGCGCGCGG TTTCAATGTCCGGCTGACGAAGCGCCTGAGGGCCCTGAGCGCCGGCAGCCGGTCCGAGAGGCCCCGACCCGCTCTGAACCGGGCCGAGTCGGTACCGGGGAAACCTCTGCTGCTGCGCCTG CCCCGGGACCTCTGGAGCGCCGGGCGCCGCGAGAAAGACGGGAAGGAGAAGCCGGTGGCGGCGGCGGAGCAGAAGGCCGAGGAGGAAGACGACGACCTGGGGGCGTCCCCGCACGGCTTTGGAGAGGCGGAGGACGACGACGACGACGGAGGAGAGGAGGATcctgctgttgccatggcagccaGGATGGAGCGGCGGGCGGCGCGGCGCGCGCGCAGGACGTCGGCGCCGGCCGTCACGGCCTCGACCCCGACCACCACGTTCCGGCCCGCCCCGGCCCAGTGGAGCGTGGAGGAGGTGACGGCCTTCATCCACACACTGCCGG GCTGCGGCGACGTGGCCGAGGCCTTCAGGCTGCAGGAGATCGACGGCcaggctctgctgctgctgaccgAGGATCACCTGATGACCAGCATGAACATCAAACTGGGTCCGGCCCTCAAGATCTGCGCTCACATCAACGCCCTGAAGAACCAGTGA